Proteins from a single region of Sandaracinaceae bacterium:
- a CDS encoding transporter, with protein sequence MSPPIPPRPLWPARSARSVRGVALVRSVLLGLVLVSTLASTSPTRVRACATCSVGDRTLTSIGAAQPYRGRVRLSLGATYREDGVGTPGVDALELRELRLELGAAYSPRSWLTLTVTAPLLRRDLTFANLARDVSWNFGDMTVLARGVLFRDRALAPRHLLSVQAGLELPTARAQRDASQQVLPLELQAGSGSWDPSIGLTYAHFADPWSAYVSSVLSVPTRGFDRSRGGASLSTVVNLQVQPSAAFGIRAGALVRVDATSREGGRVEPDSGGVIAYLTMGMIASPVTDLTVQAGVSVPVLNDLRGQHREGLAVNLGVSLDL encoded by the coding sequence GTGTCACCCCCCATCCCGCCGAGGCCCCTGTGGCCAGCTCGGTCCGCACGGTCCGTGCGTGGGGTGGCGCTCGTTCGGAGCGTGTTGCTCGGCTTGGTGTTGGTGTCCACGCTGGCCTCCACCTCGCCGACGCGGGTGCGCGCCTGCGCCACGTGCTCGGTGGGGGACCGCACGCTCACCAGCATCGGCGCGGCGCAGCCCTACCGGGGACGGGTGCGCCTGTCCCTCGGCGCGACGTATCGCGAGGATGGTGTCGGCACACCCGGGGTGGATGCCCTCGAGCTGCGTGAGCTGCGCCTCGAGCTCGGCGCGGCCTACTCCCCGCGCAGCTGGCTGACCCTCACGGTGACCGCGCCGCTGCTGCGCCGCGACCTCACGTTCGCGAACCTGGCGCGCGATGTCTCGTGGAACTTCGGGGACATGACCGTGCTCGCCCGCGGCGTGCTCTTCCGGGACCGGGCGCTCGCGCCGCGGCACCTGCTCAGCGTGCAGGCGGGGCTCGAGCTGCCCACGGCGCGGGCGCAGCGCGACGCGTCCCAGCAGGTGCTGCCCCTCGAGCTGCAGGCTGGCTCGGGCAGCTGGGACCCATCCATCGGGCTCACCTACGCGCACTTCGCGGACCCGTGGTCGGCCTACGTCTCCAGCGTGCTCAGCGTGCCGACGCGTGGCTTCGACCGCTCTCGGGGGGGCGCCTCGCTCAGCACCGTCGTGAACCTGCAGGTGCAGCCCTCGGCCGCGTTCGGCATCCGCGCGGGCGCGCTGGTGCGCGTGGACGCCACATCGCGCGAAGGCGGCCGCGTGGAGCCCGACTCCGGGGGCGTCATCGCGTACCTGACCATGGGCATGATCGCGTCCCCCGTGACCGACCTGACCGTGCAGGCGGGTGTCTCGGTGCCCGTCCTGAACGACCTGCGAGGCCAGCACCGCGAGGGGCTGGCCGTGAACCTGGGAGTGTCCCTTGATCTCTGA
- a CDS encoding 3'-5' exonuclease, which translates to MRGNQDTVCGCFPTGRHYPGIADLIARAIQNIEGLCDDWDASTSWSDIPLAVIDFETTGTSSEQDRIIEVGVVCFHRGQLTRREALLINPGMPIPAEATAVHNITDQEVEGAPSFAEALPAIQEMLAGHLPVAYNASFDRGFLLAETERNRSAVSGPLPPALRTDVAWLDPLVWAREILKDQKSRKLGDVAAHFNIPLEQAHRAAGDAEATGWVLLALAENMPRVYGELIRLQTRYAAFQDADRMSWQRR; encoded by the coding sequence ATGCGTGGCAATCAGGACACCGTCTGCGGCTGCTTCCCGACGGGGCGGCACTACCCCGGGATCGCGGACCTTATCGCGCGCGCCATCCAGAACATCGAGGGGCTGTGCGACGACTGGGACGCCAGCACCTCGTGGTCCGACATCCCCCTCGCGGTGATCGACTTCGAGACCACCGGCACCAGCTCCGAGCAGGACCGCATCATCGAGGTGGGCGTGGTGTGCTTCCACCGCGGGCAGCTCACGCGCCGCGAGGCGCTGCTCATCAACCCGGGCATGCCCATCCCCGCCGAGGCAACGGCCGTGCACAACATCACGGACCAAGAGGTGGAGGGCGCGCCCAGCTTCGCGGAGGCCCTGCCAGCCATCCAAGAGATGCTCGCCGGACACCTGCCCGTGGCGTACAACGCGTCGTTCGACCGCGGGTTCCTGCTGGCCGAGACCGAGCGCAACCGGAGCGCCGTCTCAGGCCCGCTCCCCCCCGCGCTGCGCACCGACGTGGCGTGGCTCGACCCGCTGGTGTGGGCGCGCGAGATCCTGAAGGACCAGAAGAGCCGCAAGCTGGGCGACGTGGCCGCGCACTTCAACATCCCGCTGGAGCAGGCGCACCGCGCGGCGGGCGACGCGGAGGCCACCGGCTGGGTGCTCCTGGCGCTCGCCGAGAACATGCCCCGCGTGTACGGCGAGCTCATCCGCCTGCAGACGCGCTACGCGGCCTTCCAGGACGCCGACCGCATGAGCTGGCAGCGCCGCTGA
- a CDS encoding sulfatase-like hydrolase/transferase yields the protein MSRPSNVLLLLTDEERAPTCYEDAALTRFRGEHMPTRAALRARGFALDNHYVASTACAPSRASLLTGHYPALHGVSQTDGIGKRASDAEMHWLDPDTVPTMGDYFRAGGYDARYIGKWHVSHADLPVPGEHRSLAITRADGSLIPAHVAAYRSANRLAGFGFDGWTGPDPHGPEHCNSGIVRDPHYADEAVACLDALEARDPASEKPFLLVCSFVNPHDIVFFGAPWLLRAGMPHAGPEVPHIPPPPTAREDLRDKPAAQRAYARGYTRMFIPQPAVALYRRFYFSLQAEVDRALGRVVQRLAASRFADDTIVVLTSDHGDMLGAHGGMKQKWHNAYEETIHVPCVISLPPRLARGGATGRCDAPTSHVDLLPTLLGLAGIDQDAARAALAETHTEAQPLVGRDLSALVRGDAAAPSDPVYFVTRDEISAGAVRRNRLGLPLPTIPQPNHVEAIVAQLDTPDGPRRLKYTRYFQTEAHADPYADDPPRHTRAQEHELYDLDADPLERTNLAHPRHRTASTAALAARLDELLATSRSKHQVHPHTAREPQEAVPRGLSVLRRLTRRLPVRG from the coding sequence ATGTCCCGTCCGTCCAACGTCCTCCTGCTGCTGACCGACGAGGAGCGCGCGCCCACCTGCTACGAGGACGCCGCGCTGACGCGCTTCCGTGGTGAGCACATGCCCACCCGTGCCGCGCTGCGCGCGCGGGGCTTCGCGCTGGACAACCACTACGTCGCGTCGACGGCCTGCGCGCCCAGCCGGGCATCGCTGCTGACCGGGCACTACCCGGCGCTGCACGGCGTGTCGCAGACCGACGGCATCGGGAAGCGCGCGTCCGACGCGGAGATGCACTGGCTGGACCCGGACACGGTCCCCACGATGGGCGACTACTTCCGCGCGGGAGGGTACGACGCGCGCTACATCGGCAAGTGGCACGTGTCGCACGCCGACCTGCCCGTGCCGGGCGAGCATCGCTCGTTGGCCATCACGCGCGCGGATGGCTCGCTCATCCCGGCGCACGTCGCCGCGTACCGGAGCGCCAACCGCCTCGCCGGGTTCGGCTTCGATGGCTGGACGGGCCCCGACCCGCATGGCCCCGAGCACTGCAACTCGGGCATCGTGCGCGACCCACACTACGCAGACGAAGCCGTCGCATGCCTCGACGCGCTCGAGGCGCGTGACCCGGCCTCCGAGAAGCCCTTCTTGCTGGTGTGCTCGTTCGTGAACCCGCACGACATCGTCTTCTTCGGCGCACCCTGGCTCTTGCGCGCGGGCATGCCGCACGCAGGCCCCGAGGTGCCGCACATCCCGCCGCCGCCCACTGCGCGCGAAGACCTGAGGGACAAGCCTGCCGCGCAGCGCGCCTACGCCCGGGGCTACACGCGCATGTTCATCCCCCAGCCGGCGGTGGCGCTCTATCGACGCTTCTACTTCTCGCTGCAGGCCGAGGTGGACCGCGCACTCGGTCGCGTAGTGCAGCGCCTGGCCGCGTCGCGCTTCGCCGACGACACCATCGTGGTGCTCACCTCGGACCACGGGGACATGCTGGGCGCGCACGGCGGCATGAAGCAGAAGTGGCACAACGCCTACGAGGAGACCATCCACGTGCCGTGCGTCATCTCCCTGCCGCCGCGCCTCGCGCGCGGTGGCGCGACGGGGCGCTGTGACGCGCCCACGAGCCACGTCGACCTGCTGCCCACCCTCCTGGGGCTGGCAGGCATCGACCAGGACGCCGCACGCGCGGCGCTGGCCGAGACCCACACCGAAGCCCAGCCGCTGGTAGGGCGCGACCTGAGCGCGCTCGTGCGGGGTGACGCAGCAGCGCCCAGCGACCCGGTGTACTTCGTGACGCGCGACGAGATCAGCGCGGGCGCCGTGCGGCGCAATCGCCTGGGTCTACCGCTGCCCACCATCCCACAACCCAACCACGTCGAGGCCATCGTCGCCCAGCTCGACACACCCGATGGGCCACGGCGTCTCAAGTACACGCGCTACTTCCAGACCGAAGCGCACGCGGACCCGTACGCCGACGACCCCCCGCGCCACACCCGCGCGCAAGAGCACGAGCTGTACGACCTGGACGCGGACCCTCTCGAGCGCACCAACCTCGCGCACCCGCGGCACCGCACCGCAAGCACCGCCGCGCTCGCTGCACGCTTGGACGAGCTCCTCGCCACGTCGCGCAGCAAGCACCAGGTCCACCCGCACACGGCCCGCGAGCCGCAGGAGGCCGTGCCCCGCGGGCTGTCCGTGTTGCGGCGCCTGACGCGTCGACTGCCCGTTCGCGGCTGA
- a CDS encoding saccharopine dehydrogenase family protein, translating to MSKVLIVGAGGVGGVVAHKCAMNPEVFTDILLASRTVARCEKIQAEIRELHGREIKVAALDAMDVPATVKLLKEYQPALLINVALPYQDLVLMDACLEAGVPYLDTANYEPPDEAKFQYSWQWAYQDRFKEAGLMALLGSGFDPGVTNVYCAYAQQELFDEIHTVDILDCNGGDHGHAFATNFNPEINIREITQKGKYWEKGEWVEIEPMSQSMMFDFPGVGPRKAYLLYHEELESLCQNIKGLERIRFWMTFGDEYITHLRVLQNVGMTSIEPVEFQGQQIVPIAFLKALLPDPSSLAENYTGKTSIGCLIEGVKDGKPKKVFIYNVCDHAECYKEVRAQAVSYTTGVPAVTGAIMMLSGTWKGAGVFNMEQFDAKPFLAEVSKQGLPFEVKEL from the coding sequence ATGAGCAAGGTCCTGATCGTCGGCGCCGGTGGCGTGGGTGGTGTCGTCGCCCACAAGTGCGCCATGAACCCCGAGGTGTTCACGGACATCCTGCTGGCCAGCCGCACGGTCGCGCGCTGCGAGAAGATCCAGGCCGAGATCCGCGAGCTGCACGGCCGGGAGATCAAGGTAGCCGCGCTCGACGCCATGGACGTGCCCGCGACGGTCAAGCTGCTGAAGGAGTACCAGCCGGCCCTGCTCATCAACGTCGCGCTGCCCTACCAGGACCTCGTGCTCATGGACGCCTGCCTCGAGGCTGGCGTGCCCTACCTCGACACCGCCAACTACGAGCCCCCCGACGAGGCCAAGTTCCAGTACAGCTGGCAGTGGGCCTACCAGGACCGCTTCAAGGAGGCGGGGCTGATGGCGCTGCTCGGCTCGGGCTTCGACCCGGGTGTGACCAACGTCTATTGCGCCTACGCCCAGCAGGAGCTGTTCGACGAGATCCACACGGTGGACATCCTCGACTGCAACGGCGGCGACCATGGGCACGCGTTCGCGACCAACTTCAACCCCGAGATCAACATCCGCGAGATCACCCAGAAGGGGAAGTACTGGGAGAAGGGCGAGTGGGTCGAGATCGAGCCCATGAGCCAGTCGATGATGTTCGACTTCCCGGGCGTCGGGCCGCGCAAGGCGTACCTGCTCTACCACGAGGAGCTCGAGTCGCTCTGCCAGAACATCAAGGGCCTCGAGCGCATCCGCTTCTGGATGACCTTCGGCGACGAGTACATCACGCACCTGCGCGTGCTGCAGAACGTGGGCATGACCAGCATCGAGCCAGTCGAGTTCCAGGGGCAGCAGATCGTGCCCATCGCGTTCCTGAAGGCGCTCCTGCCGGACCCCAGCTCGCTGGCCGAGAACTACACGGGCAAGACCAGCATCGGCTGCCTCATCGAGGGCGTGAAGGACGGCAAGCCCAAGAAGGTCTTCATCTACAACGTGTGCGACCACGCCGAGTGCTACAAGGAAGTGCGCGCGCAGGCGGTCAGCTACACCACGGGCGTGCCCGCCGTGACCGGCGCCATCATGATGCTGAGCGGCACCTGGAAGGGCGCCGGCGTGTTCAACATGGAGCAGTTCGACGCCAAGCCCTTCTTGGCCGAGGTCAGCAAGCAGGGCCTGCCCTTCGAGGTGAAGGAGCTCTAG
- the nspC gene encoding carboxynorspermidine decarboxylase, with translation MHGIDVTHIETPAFVIDLGALEDNLRILGQVQEEAGCKILLALKGYATFSTFGLVKKYLAGATSSSPHEAQLAREELGLEVHAYAPAYSNTDMTEILRFAEHVVVNSPAQLRQHGDRVREAGVDMGLRINPEHSEVAVPLYDPCAPGSRLGTTRAAFDAAGVKAEELDGLHFHTLCELGSDALERTLAAVEKGFGDIIPKMKWVNFGGGHHITRPEYDRALLVRLVKDFKQRYGVEVYLEPGEAIGIRTGILVSRVLDIVENGGVHAAILDTSATAHMPDVLEMPYRPDVVGGALPGEKAHTYRLGGLTCLAGDVVGDYSFDAPLQIGDKITFLDMAHYTMVKTSTFNGVRLPDIALWDPATKTHEVVRRFGYQDYKSRLG, from the coding sequence GTGCACGGCATCGACGTCACGCACATTGAGACACCTGCGTTCGTCATCGACCTTGGCGCGCTGGAGGACAACCTGCGCATCCTGGGCCAGGTGCAGGAAGAGGCGGGCTGCAAGATCCTCCTCGCGCTGAAGGGCTACGCCACGTTCAGCACGTTCGGGCTGGTGAAGAAGTACCTGGCCGGCGCCACGTCGAGCTCACCGCACGAGGCGCAGCTGGCACGCGAGGAGCTGGGGCTCGAGGTGCACGCCTATGCGCCGGCCTACAGCAACACGGACATGACCGAGATCCTGCGCTTCGCGGAGCACGTGGTGGTCAACAGCCCCGCCCAGCTGCGGCAGCACGGCGACCGGGTACGCGAAGCGGGTGTGGACATGGGCCTGCGCATCAACCCCGAGCACAGCGAGGTGGCGGTCCCGCTCTACGACCCGTGCGCGCCGGGCTCGCGTCTGGGCACCACGCGCGCTGCGTTCGACGCGGCCGGGGTCAAGGCCGAGGAGCTGGACGGGCTGCACTTCCACACGCTCTGCGAGCTGGGCAGCGACGCGCTCGAGCGCACGCTGGCCGCGGTGGAGAAGGGCTTCGGGGACATCATCCCGAAGATGAAGTGGGTCAACTTCGGCGGCGGGCACCACATCACGCGCCCCGAGTACGACCGCGCATTGCTCGTCCGGCTCGTGAAGGACTTCAAGCAGCGCTACGGCGTCGAGGTGTACCTCGAGCCGGGCGAGGCCATCGGCATCCGCACGGGCATCCTGGTGTCGCGCGTGCTCGACATCGTCGAGAACGGCGGCGTGCACGCGGCCATCCTGGACACGTCGGCCACGGCGCACATGCCGGACGTGCTGGAGATGCCCTACCGCCCCGACGTCGTCGGCGGCGCGCTGCCGGGCGAGAAGGCCCACACCTACCGCCTGGGCGGGCTCACCTGCTTGGCCGGCGACGTGGTCGGCGACTACAGCTTCGACGCGCCCCTGCAGATCGGTGACAAGATCACCTTCCTGGACATGGCGCACTACACCATGGTCAAGACCAGCACGTTCAATGGCGTGCGCCTGCCGGACATCGCGCTGTGGGATCCCGCCACCAAGACGCACGAGGTGGTGCGCCGCTTCGGGTACCAGGACTACAAGAGCCGGCTCGGCTGA
- a CDS encoding SRPBCC family protein codes for MAKQNLDSYAAYALESGARMTPHPLQFKAQTRVDASRDELWAFVTDFTRIGDFIPMIKRSYSDDSNAEAPGQVGAVRVIYAHGAPKPTLETVKAFEAPRLLAYSAADENLFGMFTEHLSVITCEPHPDGGAVFTWLAYGKPAKNPALRLAGKGMFSGVLTAGTRNLAKRLSR; via the coding sequence ATGGCCAAGCAGAACCTCGACAGCTACGCCGCCTACGCCCTCGAGTCCGGCGCGCGCATGACGCCGCACCCCCTGCAGTTCAAGGCGCAGACGCGCGTGGACGCTAGCCGCGACGAGCTCTGGGCGTTCGTCACGGACTTCACCCGCATCGGCGACTTCATCCCGATGATCAAGCGCTCCTACTCGGACGACAGCAACGCCGAGGCCCCCGGCCAGGTGGGCGCCGTGCGGGTCATCTACGCCCATGGCGCGCCCAAGCCCACGCTCGAGACCGTGAAGGCCTTCGAGGCCCCGCGTCTGCTCGCCTACTCCGCCGCGGACGAGAACCTGTTCGGCATGTTCACCGAGCACCTGAGCGTCATCACCTGCGAGCCGCACCCGGACGGTGGCGCCGTGTTCACGTGGCTGGCCTACGGCAAGCCCGCCAAGAACCCCGCGCTGCGCCTGGCCGGCAAGGGCATGTTCAGCGGCGTGCTCACGGCGGGCACCCGCAACCTGGCCAAGCGCCTGTCGCGCTGA
- a CDS encoding oligosaccharide flippase family protein — MSEAERGAEPAAPADANPNVPQDASASTTRKAGRGLLVITGAKVYFILTSFGIQLALPHFFTPQVFGQFGTIMAAISMLNNVLIAATIQTVSKLVSEDEARGPAVLRQGIQVQLVIGGFLSAALFTLAPYFAQFHGDPDLAAMMRVAATVVLAYALYAALIGNLNGQQQFATQAKFDIGFSTLRTAGIAGGAMLGYGALGAFTGFAGAAGAICLAALLVVGIGKPGEGTPLRTWLAFLAPVWLYQGFLNGILQIDIQVLSRTLSELGREAGMAQAAASENAQTLVGYYRAAQTFAFVPYQIILSMTFIVFPMVSRATASGDEEAARRTIKGALRFSMLALLSIACPIAGASDGVMRIAYPEPYLAGAPALGALVFGIAAFALFVITATVLTSAGQPRIAALIAGLALGVVLLATQFFISAAGPNQDALIAAALGTCAGTVFALLGAGAAVYARFKAFLPPLSVVRGGLAGAGAFAAAMYIPHGGAVMSVAALAGGFFAFLLGLVVTGELGRDEIKAARAALGV, encoded by the coding sequence ATGTCGGAAGCCGAACGCGGCGCCGAGCCGGCGGCCCCGGCCGACGCCAACCCAAACGTCCCGCAAGACGCCAGCGCGTCCACCACGCGCAAGGCGGGCCGTGGCCTGCTCGTCATCACCGGCGCCAAGGTCTACTTCATCCTCACCAGCTTCGGCATCCAGCTGGCGCTGCCCCACTTCTTCACGCCGCAGGTGTTCGGGCAGTTCGGCACCATCATGGCGGCCATCAGCATGCTCAACAACGTGCTGATCGCGGCCACCATCCAGACCGTCAGCAAGCTGGTGAGCGAGGACGAGGCGCGCGGCCCGGCCGTGCTGCGTCAGGGCATCCAGGTCCAGCTCGTCATCGGGGGCTTCCTGTCCGCGGCCCTCTTCACGCTCGCCCCCTACTTTGCTCAGTTCCACGGCGACCCTGACCTCGCGGCGATGATGCGCGTCGCCGCCACCGTCGTCCTGGCCTACGCGCTGTACGCCGCGCTGATCGGCAATCTCAACGGCCAGCAGCAGTTCGCGACGCAGGCCAAGTTCGACATCGGCTTCTCCACGCTGCGCACCGCGGGCATCGCGGGCGGCGCCATGCTCGGCTACGGCGCGCTGGGCGCGTTCACGGGCTTCGCGGGGGCCGCCGGCGCCATCTGCCTCGCCGCCCTGCTGGTGGTGGGCATCGGCAAGCCCGGCGAGGGCACGCCGCTGCGCACGTGGCTCGCGTTCCTGGCGCCCGTCTGGCTCTACCAGGGTTTCCTCAACGGCATCTTGCAGATCGACATCCAGGTGCTGTCGCGCACGCTCAGCGAGCTGGGGCGTGAGGCGGGCATGGCGCAGGCCGCGGCCAGCGAGAACGCGCAGACGCTGGTGGGCTACTACCGCGCCGCGCAGACCTTCGCGTTCGTGCCCTACCAGATCATCCTGTCGATGACCTTCATCGTCTTCCCCATGGTCTCGCGCGCCACGGCCAGCGGCGACGAGGAGGCCGCCCGCCGCACCATCAAGGGCGCGCTGCGCTTCTCCATGCTGGCGCTGCTCTCCATCGCGTGCCCCATCGCGGGCGCCTCCGACGGCGTCATGCGCATCGCGTACCCGGAGCCCTACCTGGCAGGCGCCCCCGCGCTCGGCGCGCTGGTCTTCGGCATCGCGGCCTTCGCGCTGTTCGTCATCACGGCCACCGTGCTCACCAGCGCCGGCCAGCCGCGTATCGCGGCGCTCATCGCGGGCCTGGCCCTCGGCGTGGTGCTGCTGGCCACGCAGTTCTTCATCAGCGCGGCGGGCCCCAACCAGGACGCGCTCATCGCGGCTGCGCTCGGCACCTGCGCCGGCACCGTCTTCGCCCTACTCGGCGCGGGCGCCGCGGTCTACGCGCGCTTCAAGGCGTTCCTGCCGCCGCTATCCGTCGTCCGGGGCGGGCTCGCCGGGGCGGGTGCGTTCGCGGCCGCGATGTACATCCCGCATGGCGGCGCGGTCATGAGCGTGGCCGCGTTGGCCGGCGGGTTCTTCGCGTTCCTGTTGGGGCTCGTGGTGACGGGCGAGCTGGGCCGCGACGAGATCAAGGCGGCGCGCGCCGCCCTCGGGGTCTAG
- the gluQRS gene encoding tRNA glutamyl-Q(34) synthetase GluQRS, protein MYRTRYAPSPTGAMHLGHARTALLAWLRARSLGGRIVMRIEDLDPPRVKPGAAEAILRDHTWLGLDWDEGPVYQSARTEAYEEALAQLARDGRIYPCTCTRKEIEAALSSAPHVGDPGGELVYPGTCRPAGLGMQRAPHGPNARPNRPAALRFALREEDAAFERFVDMVQGPVTAPLGGDFVVRRSDGLFAYQLAVVVDDAAQGITEVLRGDDLLGSTPRQLALYAALGCEAPAFGHLGLVLADEGGRLSKRLGSVGIADYVARGVPKERILGFLGGSMGLCGEGESATLDELLGRFEMERVPRGAVRAPAVF, encoded by the coding sequence ATGTACAGGACCCGCTACGCCCCCTCGCCGACCGGCGCCATGCACCTCGGGCACGCCCGCACGGCGCTGCTGGCCTGGCTGCGGGCGCGGTCGCTGGGCGGGCGCATCGTGATGCGCATCGAAGATCTGGACCCACCGCGCGTGAAGCCGGGCGCGGCCGAGGCGATCCTGCGCGACCACACGTGGCTGGGGCTCGACTGGGACGAGGGGCCCGTGTACCAGAGCGCGCGCACCGAGGCCTACGAGGAGGCGCTGGCGCAGCTGGCGCGGGACGGACGGATCTATCCGTGCACCTGCACGCGCAAGGAGATCGAGGCCGCCCTCAGCAGCGCGCCCCACGTGGGCGACCCAGGCGGCGAGCTGGTGTACCCGGGCACGTGTCGGCCGGCGGGGCTCGGGATGCAGCGGGCACCTCACGGTCCGAACGCGCGCCCGAACCGACCGGCGGCGCTGCGCTTCGCACTCCGCGAGGAGGACGCCGCGTTCGAGCGCTTCGTCGACATGGTCCAGGGGCCCGTCACGGCTCCGCTGGGCGGGGACTTCGTGGTGCGTCGCAGCGACGGGCTGTTCGCCTACCAGCTGGCCGTGGTGGTGGACGATGCGGCTCAGGGCATCACCGAGGTGCTGCGCGGAGACGACCTCTTGGGCAGCACGCCGCGCCAGCTGGCGCTCTACGCGGCGCTCGGGTGCGAGGCACCCGCGTTCGGACACCTGGGGCTGGTGCTGGCCGACGAGGGAGGGCGTCTGAGCAAGCGCCTGGGCAGCGTGGGGATTGCCGACTACGTCGCTCGGGGCGTGCCGAAGGAGCGCATCCTCGGGTTCCTGGGGGGTTCGATGGGGCTGTGCGGCGAGGGCGAGTCCGCCACGCTCGACGAGCTGCTGGGGCGCTTCGAGATGGAGCGGGTGCCGCGCGGGGCAGTGCGGGCGCCAGCGGTGTTTTGA
- a CDS encoding AMP-binding protein, with protein MSSAVFHLLFADCDPDAVAVSCGEQSLTFAQVADRAHAVASLLRAAGLGDGDHAALLCRNRVEVFEVVLGSLLSGVWLTPVNWHLAPREIDYILRDSGARVVVVDEAHAALVPVGPDTLVLGEAYEARLAAAPLVPITGGDAPGGTMMYTSGTSGQPKGVKRSKPPTLDAALGTCRATARLVGFTEPGVHLVPGPLYHAAPLLFAVYDLLAGSTVLVMERWDTAHCLDLLRERGVTHVHLVPTMVLRLLRLMTERGIETHTGLRTLLHGAAPIAPAVKHEAIRRFGPVLTEYWGATEGGVYTLVDAATWLTRPGTVGQPLPSFEVFALDDALERLPPDARGTLACRHKQLAQPFAYHGDEAKTRAAYPLPGVFSVGDLGHVDADGFVYLSDRRSNLILSGGVNIYPAEVERVLAACPGVGDVAVTGVPDEEWGERVVAVVEPLAGVDATALEAALRALCTVELARFKHPGAYRFVGQLPRLPSGKVRAQELARLACGEGPVER; from the coding sequence ATGTCCTCTGCGGTGTTCCACCTTCTGTTCGCGGACTGCGACCCCGATGCCGTGGCAGTGTCGTGCGGTGAGCAGTCGCTCACCTTCGCCCAGGTGGCCGACCGCGCGCACGCCGTCGCGTCGCTGTTGCGCGCCGCTGGCCTCGGAGACGGGGACCACGCGGCGCTCCTCTGTCGCAACCGCGTCGAGGTGTTCGAGGTGGTGCTGGGGTCGCTGCTGTCCGGGGTGTGGCTGACGCCCGTCAACTGGCACCTCGCGCCCAGGGAGATCGACTACATCCTGCGGGACTCCGGCGCGCGCGTGGTGGTGGTCGACGAGGCTCACGCGGCGCTCGTCCCAGTCGGGCCGGACACGCTCGTGCTGGGCGAGGCCTACGAGGCGCGCCTCGCCGCGGCGCCGCTCGTGCCCATCACCGGCGGAGACGCACCGGGCGGGACCATGATGTACACCAGCGGCACCAGCGGGCAGCCCAAGGGCGTGAAGCGCAGCAAGCCGCCCACGCTCGACGCGGCGCTCGGGACCTGTCGCGCGACGGCGCGTCTGGTGGGCTTCACCGAGCCCGGCGTGCACCTGGTGCCGGGGCCGCTCTATCACGCGGCGCCCCTGCTGTTCGCGGTGTACGACCTGCTCGCGGGCTCGACCGTGCTGGTCATGGAGCGCTGGGACACGGCGCACTGCCTCGACCTGCTGCGTGAGCGGGGCGTGACCCACGTGCACCTGGTGCCCACCATGGTGCTGCGCCTGCTGCGTCTGATGACGGAACGGGGCATCGAGACGCACACGGGGCTGCGCACGCTGCTGCACGGCGCCGCGCCCATCGCCCCCGCGGTGAAGCACGAGGCCATCCGGCGCTTCGGGCCGGTGCTGACCGAGTATTGGGGCGCCACGGAGGGGGGCGTCTACACGCTGGTGGACGCGGCCACCTGGCTGACGCGGCCCGGCACCGTGGGGCAGCCGCTGCCGAGCTTCGAGGTGTTCGCCCTGGACGACGCGCTCGAGCGCCTACCGCCGGACGCGCGTGGGACCCTCGCCTGCCGCCACAAGCAGCTGGCCCAGCCCTTCGCGTATCACGGCGACGAGGCGAAGACGCGGGCCGCCTATCCGCTGCCCGGGGTGTTCAGCGTGGGCGACCTCGGACATGTCGACGCGGACGGCTTCGTGTACCTCTCCGATCGACGCAGCAACCTCATCCTGAGCGGTGGCGTGAACATCTACCCCGCCGAGGTGGAGCGCGTGCTGGCCGCCTGCCCGGGCGTGGGCGACGTGGCGGTGACCGGGGTCCCCGACGAGGAGTGGGGCGAGCGTGTGGTCGCGGTGGTCGAGCCGCTCGCGGGGGTGGACGCGACCGCGCTCGAGGCGGCGCTGCGGGCGCTGTGTACAGTCGAGCTGGCGCGCTTCAAGCACCCGGGGGCCTACCGCTTCGTGGGGCAGTTGCCGCGCCTCCCGTCGGGCAAGGTGCGAGCGCAGGAGCTGGCGCGCTTGGCCTGCGGTGAGGGGCCAGTGGAGCGCTGA